A region from the Francisella orientalis FNO12 genome encodes:
- the sdhC gene encoding succinate dehydrogenase, cytochrome b556 subunit produces MKKNTNVDLMSIKSYKFPITAISSILHRISGVVLIFAIPLAVVGMNYTLAGPDGYQQTVAVLTKGWCSIFFWLFLSSITYHVYAGVRHMIMDMGFGESMKAAKITSLLVIILGVLSAILWGCYLWL; encoded by the coding sequence ATGAAAAAAAATACGAATGTTGATTTGATGTCAATTAAATCTTATAAGTTTCCTATTACTGCTATTAGTTCTATACTGCATCGTATATCTGGTGTGGTATTGATTTTTGCAATACCTTTGGCAGTTGTTGGTATGAATTATACACTCGCAGGTCCCGATGGTTATCAGCAAACTGTCGCTGTTTTGACTAAGGGTTGGTGCAGTATATTCTTTTGGTTGTTTTTATCATCTATAACTTATCATGTTTATGCGGGTGTTAGGCATATGATTATGGATATGGGTTTTGGTGAGAGTATGAAAGCAGCTAAGATTACTTCGTTGCTTGTTATCATTTTAGGTGTTTTATCGGCTATTTTATGGGGGTGCTACTTATGGCTGTAA
- a CDS encoding citrate synthase, with the protein MSKYATLKYADKNIEIELPVYPPSLGNDCIDVSSLVKHGVFTYDPGFMSTAACESKITYIDGGKGILLHRGYPIEEWTQKSNYRNLCYALIYDELGTEAQIKDFREEIITKMPVCEHVKAAISAMPQHTHPMSGLIAGVNVLAAEHIHNGQTEAQDEVAKNIVAKIATMAAMAYRHNQGKKFLEPKKEYGYAENFIYMMFGEDENFKPDELHVKAMDTIFMLHADHEQNASTSTVRLSGSTGNSPYAAIIAGITALWGPAHGGANEAVLKMLSKIGSVDNIDKFIEKAKDKDDPFRLMGFGHRVYKNTDPRATAMKANCEEILTKLGNSDNPLLAIAKKLEEIALQDSYFIDRKLFPNVDFYSGIILKAMGIPESMFTAIFALARTSGWISQWIEMVNDPAQKIGRPRQLYTGATSRDL; encoded by the coding sequence ATGAGTAAATATGCAACTCTTAAGTATGCAGATAAAAATATTGAAATAGAATTACCAGTCTACCCTCCTAGCCTAGGTAATGACTGCATAGATGTATCATCTCTTGTAAAGCACGGTGTCTTTACTTACGATCCTGGCTTTATGTCGACAGCCGCATGTGAATCTAAAATCACATATATCGACGGTGGCAAAGGTATTCTTTTACACAGAGGCTATCCAATCGAAGAATGGACTCAGAAATCAAATTACAGAAACCTCTGCTATGCTTTAATTTATGATGAATTAGGAACAGAAGCTCAAATCAAAGATTTTAGAGAAGAAATCATAACTAAAATGCCAGTATGTGAACATGTCAAAGCTGCTATTTCAGCTATGCCACAACACACTCATCCTATGTCTGGATTAATTGCAGGTGTCAATGTTTTAGCTGCTGAACATATTCACAACGGTCAAACTGAAGCACAAGATGAAGTTGCTAAAAATATAGTTGCTAAGATTGCGACTATGGCAGCTATGGCTTATAGACATAATCAAGGCAAAAAATTCTTAGAACCAAAAAAAGAGTATGGCTACGCAGAAAACTTTATCTATATGATGTTTGGTGAAGATGAAAACTTTAAACCTGACGAATTACATGTTAAGGCTATGGATACTATCTTCATGCTTCATGCTGATCATGAACAAAATGCTTCAACATCAACTGTTAGACTTTCTGGTTCAACTGGTAACTCTCCTTACGCAGCTATCATCGCTGGTATTACAGCTCTATGGGGTCCTGCTCATGGTGGTGCTAATGAAGCTGTATTAAAAATGCTATCAAAAATTGGCAGTGTTGATAATATCGATAAATTTATCGAAAAAGCGAAAGATAAAGATGATCCATTTAGACTAATGGGGTTCGGTCATAGAGTCTATAAAAATACTGACCCAAGAGCTACAGCTATGAAAGCTAATTGTGAAGAAATCCTAACTAAACTAGGTAACAGTGATAACCCACTTCTTGCTATAGCTAAAAAACTAGAAGAGATTGCTTTACAAGATAGTTACTTCATTGATAGAAAGCTTTTCCCTAATGTGGATTTTTACTCTGGAATCATCTTAAAAGCTATGGGTATTCCAGAGAGCATGTTCACAGCAATATTTGCTCTTGCTAGAACTTCTGGCTGGATATCTCAATGGATTGAAATGGTTAATGACCCAGCACAAAAAATTGGACGTCCAAGACAATTATATACTGGCGCGACAAGCAGAGATCTATAG